The nucleotide sequence CAGTGATCCTGATTTTGAAGTGGCCATGAAGATGAAGCGTGTGGTTAGGAACCATGCAAAAGAAGCCAATTTTTTGCTCAAGGTGAATATATATTTGTCCTTCAATTGCTCATAAATTTGGTTTCATAGCTATAATACAAGTACTATGCCATTACATTGTTGTGCTCACTGCTCAATGGTTCCTTCTCTTCATTTAGCGTCAATTGGAGGAGGAAGAACAACTAGCAAAGAAGCAGTCAGAGTCCTTGAACGCAATCTACAACAAATATGAACTCATTGAACATGTCTTTAACAGTGGAACTGCTACGCGATTGGTAAAGCATTATAAAATGAGTACTGATGTTCGCCAGTAATCAACATTCTCATTCAAACTTGTAGACATATAAAGATTCAATGGTTAAGCAAATGacatatttttccttttgttaAGGACTTGTTTTCCAGGTAGTAGAAGAGCTTTTCATGTGCTGTTGAATTGAAATTGTTAGCGTAAAATGTACTTACTACTCTACAAGATGTCATGTTACCCTGCAGTCAATTTCTAGCTAGTATAGTTTTCGATATTATTGTTTTGTTGGAAGTTGGAACAAGCTAACTGTAAGCAATGCAAAATTTTATGTGTCACAGCAACTCTCATTTGATGACCAGACTTTCTAGTGGTGTGTTActgattttgttgtttatttttaagtttttttgcttgttatactgttatttgtctttgagtcgagggtctatcggaaatagcatCTCTACTTCATCTATGGAAGTGGTAAGGACTACGTATACTTTACCCTTTCCGAACCCCACTTCATGGGAATACACCGAATATGTTTTTGTTTGATGGTCAGACTTGGAAATCAAGGCAGTCTATAGTGTCTATGTTTCAGAAATAGAGGGGGCAGATTGGAATTATAGGTATTTGGGTCCCCTACAAACACTTGTCTTTTGCCGACAGCAATAGCTTACAAAGTAACAAAATGGTCCAGCAAAGCAAATCCATATCATTTCTAGTTTTCCACCACTATATATCTCATTCTTAAATTGGTAAATCAGTGAATAATATCAAAGTACTTTCACACAATCTggatttttcactttttttctctttcttgtatGTATGAATGAAATCTACTAGCTTCTTGAAAGTTTCAAAGTGGTTGGATCTTGGATCTTTTTTATTGAAATTCTTTGATTTGGGGTTCTCTATAAATGAATTTGGTGTAGAAAGGTGATTGCTTTTTTGGGGTTTGTATTGAATCTTGGTTGATTATGGCGGTTCCGTGGAGTACAACACTGTGGATGGCTAAGATGGTGTGGATTGCATTAAGTAGTTGGGTAGTTTCTTGCTTGACTATTGCTGATGAGGTTGCTGCCTCTTTGAGAACTGGTGATATTGGTCCTTTTCATGTTGGTTGACTCCTTTTGTACAGAAAATAGGGCATATTGTGCTTTCTTCTTATCAATTTGTTTATAGTGTTTTCATTTTGTGAATTGTTGTTTGACTCTTACAGATTTTGTAAATTTCTGGATAAATATCATTTACAGTAGTTTATCTATCTCTTTTTTGATGAATGTGATTTGCAAAGGGTCTCAGTAGTTTATGTGTTCAGCTCTGTGCAGCTTCTGTTTAGCACTTTGTCTGCAATTATTTCTATTCTGGGCAGCAAAATGATTCACTTCTTGCTGATTTGTGCGATAAAGTAGATATCTTTGGATATGATAAGCATAGAACACGACGTATTTCCTCTCAGATAATTCATTTGTCGCAGCTACACCTGCATCATGTATGTAAAATGCAGCCACAGTTCTGCTGTGGTGTTGTGTTTCGGTGAATTGAATGGCTATAATACATATTGTAATTCGAGATTTTGGTGCGTTCCATACTAAGGGGAGTGTTCTCCTTTAGGAAATTGATTTTCCGTGTTCGATTGGATGTCAAATTACATGGCATAAGCTAATATACATTATAAAGATAAGATTCTGGTGATATTTTTGGGCGTTAACTGTTAACAGAGAtgtttaagtattgatatttgCAAGTGTTATGATATTTGtaaaaggaaaatgacttccacTTATAAGTGGGAAGTTATTTTCCTCATTTTGACTGGGCATTATTCTGGACCAGATTGTACGTTTCACATCCTATTAAGCACAGTCCAGATTTGTTTGCAGCTGCAATAAGGTTGACCTGTTACTAGTTTTCTAAATTAGTGATTCCGGTCTCTGATACTTGTTGGCAGCATTCTGGTTGCTGCGGATTAGAGTGCAGCCTTGAGTAAGTGATTTGGCTAGGCTCGTTATTGTCTACTTTGCGTTAAGGCTCGTAAGTAATATTGTGGCCAAGTAATGAATTTAAGTTTGCCATGTAATTTAAGATTTTTGCATTGCCATTAGGGGCACATGTTAAAGCTACATCTTATGGGAACTCGTGATAATTTAGGAACCTCACTAATATGCAATCCTTAGGGACACGTGGTTTTGAGTCGATTTGAAGGATCGCTTGGCAAAAATCTCAGGTTTCAGTTTGCAATAGTATGTTGAAGCTATATGCAGCAGAAACAGTTGCTATACTAATTAAAAACATTGGAGGAAAAAGCATCCGAGAGGCGATTTGAGTTATTCCATAAACAGTGAGTCTAAAGAAATTGGCAAACAGTTACTCTAACATTCATCTATTTTAGACTTTTCAATTGGGAAACATAATTCAAATGTCATCAGAAATGGGGAGCTCTGAAGAGTAATCTTGAAATCTGACTTGCTATGTTAGCATTTGGTCATTAGTCTCTCAGTTTGTGTGAAACTACTTAGCAGCAAGaagcaaaaaaatgaaaataggcATGTCCAATAAGTCtatatttgatgtattttctGGTTAGCTGTCTTTGCTATTCATGTGGACCAAATAATTAGTGGAAATGGTGGGTACCATACAGTGAAATAGTTTCTTCCTACGAGGGTCCTACCTGATTTGATTACATTCAAGAATTATCAGACTATATGTCAATTGATGACTTAGCCTACTAACAAACTCATAATCTATAGGTGTAAATACTGTATACGACACATAAAGCTATTTAATGTGTATTTACATGATTGGATGGCACCACTTTCTGGTATACTAAATTTCTGAGTCAACCCTTTGTTTACTATGGCATATTTTCCTATATGTACAGTTGCAAAAGTAAAGATAAATGTTGTCTCAgttaattttttgtggtttaCAATGCTTTTATCAAAACCTGTATGACTTTTCAAAGAGCTGTTGACTTGGAGAATGTAGATCCTGCTCTCAGCATCCATGGCGGAATCGTTCTTGTTCAATATCATTGAACGAGTTTTGGCTAAAGTTTCTTCAATTGCTGTATATGAGATCAGTCTAGCTTGGAATGTTAAGACAGATCTACGGAAACTCCAAAGCACATTATCCACCATCAAAGCTGTACTTCTAGATGCAAATGAGAAGCAGGCAAAGAACCATGAAGTGAGAGATTGGCTGGAAAAGCTCAGAGATGTTGTTTATGATGTCGATGATTTGATGGATGATTTATCGACACAGCTGTTGCTGCAAATGCATTTCCAGAAAAGCTTTGGGAAGAAGGTAAGAAGATTCTTTTCAAGTTCAAATCCAATTATATATCGATTCAAGATTGGCAGAAGGGTAAAAGAAATCAGGGAGTTACTGAATGAGATTGCAGATGATAGGAAAAGTTTCCACTTCACGGAACATAATTATCTAATTCCAGCTGAGAATACAAGTAGAGAACAAACACACTCCTCCGTGAGGGCCTCGGATATCATTGGTAGAGATGCTGATCAAGAGAACATTGTAAAACAGCTGATAGATTCTCATAATGAGGAAAATATATCTGTGATTCCTATTGTTGGACTTGGAGGACTTGGAAAGACCACACTTGTTAAGTTGGTTTATAACGATAATAGGGTAGTTCAGAATTTTGACCTCAGAATGTGGGTTAGTATTTCAGAAGATTTTAGTCTGAGAAAGATAATTGAGAAAATTCTGAGGTCGGCAACAGGAGAGAGTTTTGACCACCTAGATATGGACCAATTACAAGGCTGTTTGGGCAACGTTTTACGATTGAAAAGATATTTACTTGTGCTGGATGATGTGTGGAATGAAGATCAACACAAGTGGACGGATTTGAGGGAGTTGCTGATGAATTGTGCTAGCGGTAGTAAAATTGTTGTCACTACACGCAGTAAGATGGCTGCTTTGATTACTGGAACAGTTCCACCTTATTATTTGGAAGGTCTTGCTAGTGATGACTGCTTATCTTTATTTCTGAAATGTGCATTCGGAGGGCAGGACAATATGTTTCCTAATCTAGTAGAAAtaggaaaagaaattgtgaaaaagtGTGGAGGAGTGCCTTTGGCTGTGAAAACCTTGGGAAGGTTGTTGTACACGAAAACAGACGAGAATGAATGGTTGCAGATAAGAGATAATGAGATATGGGAAATTGAACAGAAAGAATCTGACATTTTACCAATATTGAGATTGAGCTATGAACAGATGCCATCACATCTAAGACAGTGCTTTGCCTATTGCTCCATGTTATCTAAAGGTCAAGAAATTCCGAGGGAGGACTTCATCAATCGCTGGATTGCTCAAGGATTTATACAGAGTTCAAACAGAAACAGCAAGTTGGAAGATATCGgtaatcagtactttgatgaGTTGCTATCAAGGTTTTGCTTCCTAGATGTGGTACAAGCCTTTGATGGAGAAATATTGGCTTGTAAGATACACAGTCTTGTGCATGATCTTGCACAGTCAGTGGCAGGTGCAGAATGCTTAAATGTGAAACCCAATGCTTTCGTGGTTCCCGAAAGAGTTCGCCACTTATTTTTTCATGCAGAAGATATGTCTGGGAAACACTTCCCCAAATTTTTGCTTCCCTTGCGAAAGTTGAGGTCTTTCTCTTATTCCTTTAACGTTGGACCTGTAAACAAGTTCTTTGTCAAGACAATATTGTCAAATTTCAAACGCCTTCGGATGTTAGTCTTGAGCAATCTAGATCTTGAGGAGTTGCCGACTTCGATAGGCCACTTGAAGGAATTGAGATACCTTAACCTTAGTGGCAGTGGTAACATCAAGTTTCTTCCAAGGTCTATGAGCAAATTAGTAAATCTGCAGACTCTTAACCTCATTAACTGTGAACAGCTTAAGGAGTTGCCGAGAGACTTCGCAAAGTTAATCAGCCTGAAGACCTTGTATTTGACTACACAACAGATATCGGTAGGGATCAAGTGCAAGAATCAACATTCTTTCACTTCTCTTCAATTTTTGCTTCTTTTCAAATGTTGTTTCCCAAAATTGCAGCCAGAACTGGTGCAGCATTTTACTGCACTTCGAGTTTTGCGTATCTATGAATGCCCAAGTTTATGTTCTCTTCCAAGCAGTATTAGATATCTGACTTCACTTGAAAAGCTATGGATCTGGAACTGTGAAGAACTTGATTTGATGGACGGAGAGGGAATGTCAGGCCTTTCGAGTCTTCGATCTTTGCTTCTGATGGGGCTACCTAAGTTGGTAACTCTACCATTGGAACTAAAAGATACCGCTCCTGCAACATCAAAGTACTTCAGAATCGCCGATTGTCCCAACCTGGTAGAGCTTCCAGAGTGGCTGCAGAATTACTCCTCACTTCAGAGACTGTATGTAGAGGATTGCCCTGCTTTGGCGTCGATACCTCCTGGAATCTACAACCACAATGTCAATGTCCATATAATTGACTGTCCATTGCTAAGTGGAGGATGCTAATGACACTGATGCAAGATTTGTCCAACATTAACAAATTAAAAGCTGTGACTACCAGAAGAGTTTCAATGTAGTTTCATTTTGCATAGTCATGTAAGTATCATTGTTCATTTCCTTGCTTATATATTGCAAATAGAATAACTTTGAGCCTagaattttaattataattacaGAAACAATTAGATTGTAACTATTGGAAAATATATAGAAGTACAAGTGCTATAGGATAAAACAAGAAAGCTACAATACAAATCCAAAGTGGATAAGTGGTGCGGATGAAAGCAAAAGCGCCAATTACAGCACAGATCACCATAGATACCAACACTTCAGCTGAATACTCCCATCTCAAGTCCTTCCCATATAATACAGTTAACACAGTTGACATCCCCATAATGTTGTTCATGATCACCCCCACATAGATCTGCTTGTAAAACAACAAATTAAAGAACAGAAATAGAAAAATTCAAGTACTTCATTGGAGGTTTCGCGAGAAAATGAAGAGGAGAGATGTAGACCTCGGAAAATGTCAAAGAAGAAGTCGTGGAACTTTGCTTGTTTGCTGAAGATAATAAAGTTATTGCTGTTATTGCAGTTCTTGCGTTGACAGCAAGAGGTACTATGACAAATGATAGGAAGAAAGAAGGCACTCCAATTGCCTGCGCCAGTCGTATAATGTTGTCCATGATTGGATCCGCACACAGTGTCAATATAGCAACGCCCAAAATCACTTGAAACAGAGACTTGCAGAATTCCCATTTTAACACCAAAGAGTGGT is from Capsicum annuum cultivar UCD-10X-F1 chromosome 5, UCD10Xv1.1, whole genome shotgun sequence and encodes:
- the LOC107869977 gene encoding uncharacterized protein LOC107869977, coding for MAVPWSTTLWMAKMVWIALSSWVVSCLTIADEVAASLRTGDIGPFHVG
- the LOC107871495 gene encoding putative disease resistance protein RGA1 translates to MAESFLFNIIERVLAKVSSIAVYEISLAWNVKTDLRKLQSTLSTIKAVLLDANEKQAKNHEVRDWLEKLRDVVYDVDDLMDDLSTQLLLQMHFQKSFGKKVRRFFSSSNPIIYRFKIGRRVKEIRELLNEIADDRKSFHFTEHNYLIPAENTSREQTHSSVRASDIIGRDADQENIVKQLIDSHNEENISVIPIVGLGGLGKTTLVKLVYNDNRVVQNFDLRMWVSISEDFSLRKIIEKILRSATGESFDHLDMDQLQGCLGNVLRLKRYLLVLDDVWNEDQHKWTDLRELLMNCASGSKIVVTTRSKMAALITGTVPPYYLEGLASDDCLSLFLKCAFGGQDNMFPNLVEIGKEIVKKCGGVPLAVKTLGRLLYTKTDENEWLQIRDNEIWEIEQKESDILPILRLSYEQMPSHLRQCFAYCSMLSKGQEIPREDFINRWIAQGFIQSSNRNSKLEDIGNQYFDELLSRFCFLDVVQAFDGEILACKIHSLVHDLAQSVAGAECLNVKPNAFVVPERVRHLFFHAEDMSGKHFPKFLLPLRKLRSFSYSFNVGPVNKFFVKTILSNFKRLRMLVLSNLDLEELPTSIGHLKELRYLNLSGSGNIKFLPRSMSKLVNLQTLNLINCEQLKELPRDFAKLISLKTLYLTTQQISVGIKCKNQHSFTSLQFLLLFKCCFPKLQPELVQHFTALRVLRIYECPSLCSLPSSIRYLTSLEKLWIWNCEELDLMDGEGMSGLSSLRSLLLMGLPKLVTLPLELKDTAPATSKYFRIADCPNLVELPEWLQNYSSLQRLYVEDCPALASIPPGIYNHNVNVHIIDCPLLSGGC